In bacterium, one genomic interval encodes:
- a CDS encoding NUDIX hydrolase translates to MLLLRRVSPPQTFAPPGGRLEVGEDPLEGVLREVHEETGLKPNVIGVAQTWFGRIADGAEPLLCINYLAICTHGEPRLSDEHSEFCWATRAQVRSGDVRTQDEHGHGYRAESLLEAFDRYEAWKTIARH, encoded by the coding sequence ATGCTGCTGTTGCGTCGCGTGTCTCCGCCGCAGACGTTCGCTCCGCCGGGTGGCAGGCTGGAGGTCGGTGAGGATCCTCTGGAAGGTGTTCTGCGTGAAGTGCACGAAGAGACGGGCCTCAAGCCGAACGTCATCGGCGTCGCGCAGACGTGGTTCGGCAGGATCGCAGACGGCGCGGAACCGCTGTTGTGCATCAACTATTTGGCGATCTGCACGCATGGAGAGCCGCGGCTCAGCGACGAGCATAGTGAGTTCTGCTGGGCCACGCGGGCGCAGGTAAGGTCCGGCGACGTGCGCACGCAAGATGAGCACGGGCACGGCTATCGGGCCGAAAGTTTGCTTGAGGCATTTGACCGGTACGAGGCGTGGAAGACGATCGCACGGCATTGA
- a CDS encoding citrate (Si)-synthase, with the protein MSLLLDKLSKTIPAYQESIKSLAKSHGEAVIDSVSVGALLGGQRGIKSLLCDTSEVPADQGLIIRGTPILALVDKLPEEVYWLLLTGELPTAAELKDFQADLTQRQGVPDYIWHVLDAMPKDSHPMAVFNQLVLAMERESVFRRRYDEGMGKDEYWRATLEDSLTLVARLPEIAAGVYRWRYDLGARIAPKAGLDWGANYAYMLGIEDKDGGFARLMRLYMTLHTDHESGNVSAHTAHCVGSALSDPYYAVSAGLNGLAGPLHGLANQEVLEWLLGVLKKFGGNPSDVQLHEFATETLSSGRVIPGYGHAVLRVVDPRFTAFLDFGKKECPNAPVFKLAEQVFNVVPDILKTIQKIKDPWPNVDSISGTLLYHYGITQPRYYTVLFGVSRGIGICSQLVMSRAWGEPIQRPKSITTGALKKLAGA; encoded by the coding sequence ATGTCACTGCTGCTCGACAAACTATCCAAAACCATTCCGGCTTATCAGGAATCTATCAAGTCGCTGGCGAAGTCCCACGGCGAAGCTGTTATTGACAGTGTCAGTGTCGGCGCGCTCCTTGGTGGCCAGCGCGGTATTAAGTCCCTGCTCTGCGACACATCGGAAGTTCCCGCGGATCAAGGTTTGATTATTCGCGGTACGCCGATTCTGGCACTCGTGGATAAGCTGCCCGAAGAGGTGTATTGGCTGTTGCTAACCGGCGAATTGCCGACCGCAGCCGAACTCAAAGACTTCCAGGCCGACCTGACCCAGCGTCAGGGCGTGCCGGACTACATCTGGCATGTGCTTGATGCCATGCCCAAAGACAGCCACCCGATGGCTGTGTTCAATCAGTTGGTACTGGCCATGGAGCGCGAATCAGTGTTCCGCCGCCGCTATGATGAAGGTATGGGCAAAGACGAGTACTGGCGCGCCACGCTGGAAGACAGCTTGACGCTCGTGGCCCGCCTGCCGGAAATTGCCGCCGGCGTCTATCGCTGGCGCTACGATCTCGGTGCGCGGATCGCACCCAAGGCCGGGCTTGACTGGGGTGCCAACTACGCCTACATGCTGGGAATTGAGGACAAGGACGGCGGCTTCGCCCGCTTGATGCGACTCTATATGACGTTGCACACCGACCACGAGAGCGGTAACGTTTCCGCGCACACGGCGCATTGCGTTGGTTCGGCGTTGTCCGATCCGTACTACGCTGTCAGTGCCGGACTGAACGGTTTGGCTGGTCCGCTGCACGGTTTGGCCAATCAAGAGGTGCTCGAGTGGCTGCTTGGTGTGCTGAAGAAGTTCGGCGGTAACCCGAGCGACGTGCAATTGCACGAGTTCGCCACGGAGACGCTCTCTTCCGGCCGCGTGATTCCGGGCTACGGTCACGCCGTCCTGCGTGTCGTGGATCCACGCTTCACGGCCTTCCTCGATTTCGGCAAGAAGGAATGCCCGAATGCACCCGTCTTCAAGCTGGCCGAGCAGGTCTTCAATGTCGTGCCGGATATTCTCAAGACGATTCAGAAGATCAAGGATCCGTGGCCGAACGTAGATTCGATCTCTGGTACGCTGCTCTATCATTATGGCATCACGCAGCCGCGTTACTACACCGTGCTGTTCGGCGTCTCGCGCGGTATCGGCATCTGCTCGCAGCTCGTCATGAGCCGCGCGTGGGGTGAACCAATTCAACGGCCGAAATCAATCACGACGGGCGCGCTTAAGAAGCTCGCCGGCGCATAG
- the hrcA gene encoding heat-inducible transcription repressor HrcA codes for MSAPNPIPELNERERLILRAIVQHFILTANPVGSRHIARKFGINLSPATIRNVMADLEDMGLLSHPHTSAGRMPSDLGYRLYVNDLMDLGELPSMQREQIERELESVPAELENVLDATTRVLASASQLLGIVVIPELQQAVLKQIELARLAERRVLVIISLAGGPMKSIMLELEQEMTELSVREVSGALNRRLAGLTLGQIRDQIAERIQNLNETPQSLIRLFVESADDLFNFTPGVDHVKIGGRAQVITQPEFSTPGSMRGIIELVEDKDIIIHLLQNAESKAPFTITIGRENADSRAKDLSVIAADYQTGSSGGRLGVIGPTRMDYPRLARLLEYTAHVVSKRLS; via the coding sequence ATGTCTGCTCCGAACCCAATCCCCGAACTAAACGAGCGCGAGCGCCTGATCCTGCGGGCGATTGTGCAGCACTTCATCCTCACGGCCAATCCTGTGGGGTCGCGGCACATTGCCCGGAAGTTTGGGATTAACCTCTCGCCGGCAACGATCCGCAATGTAATGGCCGATCTCGAAGATATGGGGCTGTTGAGCCATCCGCATACGTCGGCAGGACGGATGCCGTCAGACCTGGGCTATCGGTTGTATGTGAATGACCTAATGGACCTCGGCGAACTGCCAAGCATGCAGCGCGAGCAGATCGAGCGCGAATTGGAGTCTGTTCCGGCAGAGCTCGAAAATGTCCTTGATGCGACGACACGGGTGCTGGCGTCGGCTTCGCAGCTTCTGGGCATCGTGGTGATCCCTGAGCTACAGCAGGCCGTTCTGAAGCAAATCGAGTTGGCGCGCCTGGCCGAGCGGCGCGTGCTGGTGATCATATCGCTTGCAGGCGGGCCGATGAAGTCCATCATGCTCGAACTTGAACAAGAGATGACCGAGCTCTCCGTGCGTGAAGTCAGCGGCGCATTGAATCGTCGTTTGGCGGGGCTGACGCTGGGGCAGATTCGTGATCAAATTGCCGAGCGCATTCAGAACTTGAACGAAACGCCGCAGAGTCTGATTCGGTTGTTTGTAGAGTCGGCGGACGACCTGTTCAACTTCACTCCGGGAGTGGATCACGTTAAGATCGGCGGGCGGGCGCAGGTGATCACTCAGCCAGAGTTCTCCACTCCGGGATCCATGCGCGGGATTATCGAGTTGGTTGAAGACAAGGACATCATAATCCACCTCCTCCAAAACGCCGAATCGAAAGCACCGTTCACGATCACGATTGGCCGCGAGAATGCAGACAGCCGCGCGAAGGATCTGTCGGTCATTGCGGCGGATTACCAGACGGGTTCAAGCGGCGGGCGGCTGGGCGTGATCGGACCGACGCGCATGGACTATCCGCGGCTGGCCAGACTGTTGGAATACACGGCGCACGTCGTGTCGAAACGATTGTCGTAG
- a CDS encoding FAD-binding oxidoreductase produces MMLFDRYGKLKKQAPGTVVHSGSKQLLPLLSGTLRKEDLPELVVEPSNGSELQTVLRFASEKEMRVAVSSGQSPTTVRDLEGAMLILTHRLTGPSQWASDGAGLIVHSATPLEHVAVELAQRGMTWPPLFPLEPGETMGTLFARALEGMRCHRSGGVLSNIRRVEWVGYDGERYATGPGVLGDGVDVAPLLFGAGARCGILTRFELALEPVPESRTMLLCECASVDELSQLQRGWRYAAPLPSALPFWTSIATNALRQGNDNLVSEQAHSLLACEWNGAIDVELSDDQPIRRVEGNTDVEQLWQNLFRLPRTLARLFPHRSQGRYRLPAEALCDFDERVQELARDRSVSAAVWGTLDAGTVNVWVLHPDSEARTARRAAELLDRLAEDALNLNGCPVEVAHGMFDLSLYRNGLTQTCELALINKCDPAGRYKPLRTNSLA; encoded by the coding sequence ATGATGCTGTTCGACCGTTACGGCAAACTCAAGAAGCAGGCTCCCGGCACGGTCGTGCATTCCGGGTCGAAGCAGCTCCTGCCGTTGCTCAGCGGGACGTTGCGCAAGGAAGATCTGCCTGAACTGGTTGTCGAGCCGTCGAACGGGTCCGAGTTGCAGACGGTACTGCGTTTCGCTTCCGAAAAAGAAATGCGGGTCGCGGTTTCATCGGGACAATCGCCGACAACCGTGCGTGACTTGGAAGGCGCGATGCTGATTCTGACGCACCGGTTGACCGGGCCGTCGCAGTGGGCTTCGGATGGCGCGGGTTTGATCGTCCATTCCGCGACGCCGCTTGAACACGTTGCCGTTGAACTTGCGCAGCGCGGCATGACATGGCCACCGCTCTTTCCGTTGGAGCCGGGTGAAACGATGGGCACGTTGTTCGCGCGGGCACTGGAAGGCATGCGCTGCCATCGCAGCGGTGGTGTGTTATCGAATATCCGCCGGGTGGAGTGGGTTGGCTATGACGGTGAACGGTACGCGACCGGACCCGGTGTGTTGGGCGACGGCGTGGACGTGGCTCCCCTCTTGTTTGGCGCGGGCGCGCGCTGCGGAATCCTCACTCGTTTTGAATTGGCGTTGGAACCCGTGCCGGAGTCACGCACGATGCTCCTGTGCGAGTGTGCGTCGGTAGATGAACTGAGTCAATTGCAGCGTGGTTGGCGCTATGCCGCACCGCTGCCGAGCGCTTTGCCGTTTTGGACATCCATCGCCACCAATGCCTTGCGCCAAGGGAACGATAATTTGGTGTCCGAGCAAGCGCATTCGCTGTTGGCCTGCGAGTGGAACGGCGCTATCGACGTCGAATTATCAGACGACCAGCCGATCAGACGCGTCGAAGGGAACACTGATGTGGAGCAGTTATGGCAGAATCTATTTCGATTGCCGCGAACTCTGGCGCGACTCTTTCCGCATCGCAGTCAAGGCCGCTATCGGCTGCCCGCCGAAGCGCTCTGTGACTTTGACGAGCGCGTGCAGGAACTCGCCCGCGACCGCAGCGTGAGTGCGGCGGTGTGGGGAACGCTGGATGCCGGGACTGTGAATGTGTGGGTATTGCATCCGGACTCCGAAGCACGCACGGCTCGCCGGGCCGCGGAACTGCTGGATCGTCTGGCTGAGGACGCGCTTAACCTCAACGGCTGTCCGGTGGAAGTAGCGCATGGGATGTTCGACCTCTCGCTCTATCGCAATGGTCTGACCCAAACCTGTGAGCTCGCGCTGATCAACAAGTGTGATCCCGCCGGTCGGTATAAGCCCTTGCGCACGAACAGCCTCGCGTAG
- a CDS encoding zinc ribbon domain-containing protein: MPTYDYRCTNGHEFEEFQSMVAPPLDVCPVCGAPAERMISGGSGLIFKGSGFYITDYVKKTGKDGSASSPAVTGSASSSASASSSSSSSPDASSSSSSGASSSSGTDSKP, translated from the coding sequence ATGCCCACCTACGACTACCGCTGCACGAACGGTCACGAGTTTGAAGAATTCCAGAGCATGGTCGCGCCCCCGCTGGACGTGTGCCCGGTTTGCGGCGCGCCAGCGGAACGCATGATCTCCGGCGGCAGCGGACTGATCTTTAAGGGTTCGGGCTTCTATATCACCGATTACGTCAAGAAGACCGGCAAAGACGGGAGCGCCAGCTCTCCGGCCGTGACAGGATCGGCCTCTTCGTCTGCGTCAGCTTCGTCTTCTTCTTCAAGCTCGCCGGACGCGTCGTCATCGTCTTCGTCGGGTGCGTCCTCGTCCTCGGGAACGGATTCCAAGCCATGA
- a CDS encoding helix-hairpin-helix domain-containing protein produces MIWRFDFSRRALAWLLGLSFVAGTVLELREQWTGRALTNGSRVVSLGVDPRLARAADSLFQIRAAELAQPINVNTASASELERLPGIGPVLAERIIEERLTHGPFRTADDLDRVSGIGPKKLAALRDRVIVE; encoded by the coding sequence ATGATCTGGCGCTTTGATTTCAGTCGCCGCGCGTTGGCCTGGCTGCTGGGATTGAGCTTTGTGGCGGGTACCGTGCTTGAACTTCGCGAACAGTGGACCGGGCGCGCGCTAACCAACGGCAGCCGGGTCGTATCGTTGGGTGTTGATCCGCGGCTGGCGCGGGCGGCCGACTCACTGTTTCAAATTCGCGCGGCGGAATTGGCGCAGCCGATTAATGTGAATACGGCGAGTGCGAGTGAACTTGAACGCCTGCCGGGGATCGGGCCGGTGCTGGCCGAACGCATCATTGAAGAGCGTTTGACTCATGGGCCGTTTAGGACGGCGGATGATCTTGATCGCGTATCAGGCATCGGGCCGAAGAAACTTGCGGCATTGCGTGATCGCGTGATCGTTGAGTAG
- a CDS encoding nucleotide exchange factor GrpE has translation MNENEKLNTETLAAEQSAAGPSPSDLEIAQAEAAQWRDKYVRTLAEFDNFRKRSRAELENVRESVSEGMLLNLLAVFDDMQRMLETPAADEGASRRAMELIHQKFKNFLDSRGIARLDCRGKEFNPEHHDAILMQPRAGFPAGVVLEEVTPGYKLGERVIRHAQVIVSSEAESEADADSTGAEQA, from the coding sequence ATGAACGAGAACGAGAAATTGAACACTGAGACACTGGCGGCGGAGCAGTCTGCCGCAGGGCCGTCACCCTCTGATCTGGAAATCGCTCAAGCGGAGGCCGCGCAGTGGCGGGACAAGTACGTGCGGACGCTGGCCGAGTTTGACAATTTTCGCAAGCGCTCGCGGGCGGAGCTGGAAAATGTACGCGAGAGTGTCAGCGAAGGCATGCTGCTTAATTTACTGGCCGTGTTTGACGACATGCAGCGGATGCTGGAAACACCGGCCGCTGATGAAGGCGCTTCGCGGCGCGCGATGGAGTTGATTCACCAGAAGTTTAAGAACTTTCTCGATTCGCGCGGCATCGCTCGGCTTGACTGCCGCGGCAAGGAGTTCAATCCGGAGCATCATGATGCGATCTTGATGCAGCCGCGCGCGGGCTTCCCGGCGGGTGTGGTACTGGAGGAAGTGACGCCGGGTTACAAACTCGGCGAGCGCGTCATTCGCCATGCGCAAGTCATAGTATCAAGTGAAGCGGAATCTGAAGCGGATGCTGATTCAACGGGGGCGGAACAGGCGTAA
- a CDS encoding pyridoxal phosphate-dependent aminotransferase: MLASRVSRLTISQTLAIVEKVRELQKQGVKVYDMSVGEPDHPSPNDVKEAGKAAIDADFTRYTAAAGIMELREAIVEKLKRDNGLTYTPKQIVVGNGAKHVLASSLLALVEPGDEVIVPEPCWLSYPELVWLAGGEVIFAPTRVEDGFHLRADVLERLLSPRTKVVMLNSPCNPTGAVMSRADMDAIADVLKRHRAYVISDEIYEYLRFDGREHVSLAEYPWLTDRTVVVNGVSKSYSMTGWRIGYGAAPLDIADAILRIQSQMTSSACSVSQKAATAGIKSGISFPLKMTADFARRRDICYEGLKSIPGVKLSEPEGAFYAFPQIPAMLTGSIDGKPIKDSTGFVLHLLDKYQVAAVPGAAFRAPDCIRLSFASGDDVIREAVKRVAAAVAEIK; this comes from the coding sequence GTGCTGGCATCCAGGGTTTCTCGCCTGACGATTTCACAGACTCTGGCTATTGTGGAAAAAGTACGCGAACTGCAAAAGCAGGGCGTGAAAGTTTATGACATGTCCGTGGGTGAGCCAGATCACCCCTCTCCGAATGATGTGAAGGAGGCCGGCAAAGCGGCCATAGACGCGGACTTTACGCGCTACACCGCGGCTGCCGGAATCATGGAATTGCGCGAAGCGATTGTGGAAAAGCTGAAGCGCGACAACGGCCTGACCTATACGCCGAAGCAGATCGTCGTCGGCAACGGCGCGAAGCACGTTTTGGCAAGTTCACTGTTGGCCTTGGTTGAGCCCGGCGACGAGGTGATCGTGCCAGAGCCGTGCTGGCTGTCTTATCCTGAATTGGTTTGGTTGGCGGGCGGTGAGGTCATCTTCGCGCCGACACGCGTGGAAGACGGCTTTCATCTGCGCGCCGACGTACTCGAACGCCTCCTTTCGCCGCGCACAAAGGTGGTGATGCTGAATAGTCCCTGCAACCCGACGGGCGCTGTGATGTCACGAGCCGACATGGACGCGATCGCCGATGTTTTGAAGCGGCACCGTGCCTACGTGATTTCGGACGAGATTTACGAGTACCTGCGTTTTGACGGGCGCGAGCACGTGAGCTTGGCCGAGTACCCGTGGCTAACGGATCGTACGGTGGTGGTCAACGGGGTGTCAAAGAGCTATTCGATGACGGGATGGCGCATTGGCTACGGCGCGGCACCGCTGGATATCGCGGATGCGATCCTGCGCATTCAGAGCCAGATGACGTCGTCGGCCTGTTCGGTGTCGCAGAAAGCGGCCACGGCGGGCATTAAGAGTGGAATCAGTTTCCCGCTCAAGATGACCGCTGATTTCGCGCGGCGCCGTGATATTTGCTATGAAGGACTGAAGAGTATTCCGGGCGTGAAGTTGAGCGAACCGGAAGGCGCATTCTACGCGTTTCCGCAGATTCCGGCGATGCTGACGGGTTCGATAGACGGCAAACCCATCAAGGACTCGACGGGATTTGTGCTGCATCTGCTCGACAAGTATCAAGTCGCCGCCGTACCGGGCGCCGCGTTTCGAGCGCCGGATTGCATCCGTCTCTCGTTTGCCTCCGGCGACGATGTTATTCGCGAGGCTGTGAAGCGTGTTGCCGCGGCCGTAGCTGAAATTAAATAA
- the dnaJ gene encoding molecular chaperone DnaJ produces MAKRDYYEVLAVNRGASQDEVKKAYRKLAMQYHPDRNKGDAAAEEKFKEVGEAYAVLSDPQKRAQYDRFGHVAPGAGMGGGGPRPGQGGFEFDLSDALRQFMEGGMFGDLFGQQRGRGGSTRVRGNDMQMKLGLTLEEISEGVRKTIKVKRLRPCTTCKGTGSAAGSQPQECPTCRGQGQVRQVSRTILGQFVNIQTCPQCHGDGKIVSNPCKTCDGEGRTRVEDTIHVDIPAGVASGQYVTLRGEGHGGPRNGPAGDIIVLIEEKEHEYFERDGDNIIYRLSVSIPQLLLGASVEVPTLSGKAQLKIEPGMTPGKLLRMRGKGLPSLNGYGRGDQLVEIDLVVPKKLSSAEREMVEKLAKSDNFKVLTDEKGFFERVKEALGS; encoded by the coding sequence ATGGCGAAGCGAGACTATTACGAAGTGCTGGCGGTGAATCGCGGCGCGAGTCAGGACGAGGTCAAGAAGGCGTATCGCAAGTTAGCGATGCAGTACCATCCGGATCGCAACAAGGGTGACGCAGCGGCGGAGGAGAAGTTCAAAGAGGTGGGCGAGGCCTACGCAGTGTTGTCGGATCCGCAGAAGCGCGCGCAGTATGATCGTTTCGGCCACGTCGCTCCGGGCGCGGGTATGGGCGGCGGAGGGCCGCGGCCCGGTCAGGGTGGATTTGAGTTTGATCTCTCGGACGCGCTTCGCCAGTTCATGGAGGGCGGCATGTTCGGCGACCTGTTTGGTCAGCAGCGCGGACGCGGCGGCTCCACCCGCGTGCGCGGCAACGACATGCAGATGAAACTCGGGCTGACGCTTGAGGAGATTTCCGAAGGCGTGCGCAAGACGATCAAGGTCAAGCGCCTGCGGCCATGCACGACGTGCAAGGGAACGGGCTCGGCGGCGGGCAGTCAGCCGCAGGAATGTCCGACGTGTCGGGGCCAAGGTCAGGTGCGACAGGTATCACGCACGATTCTGGGTCAGTTTGTCAATATCCAAACGTGCCCGCAGTGCCACGGTGACGGCAAGATTGTCTCGAATCCGTGCAAGACGTGCGACGGTGAAGGCCGCACGCGCGTCGAAGATACGATCCATGTGGACATTCCGGCGGGTGTGGCGAGCGGGCAATACGTCACGTTGCGTGGCGAAGGTCACGGCGGGCCGCGCAATGGCCCGGCCGGGGATATTATTGTGCTCATCGAAGAAAAGGAGCACGAGTATTTTGAGCGCGACGGCGACAACATCATCTATCGTTTGAGTGTTTCGATTCCGCAGCTCCTGCTGGGAGCGAGCGTCGAAGTGCCGACTCTATCGGGTAAGGCGCAGTTGAAGATTGAACCGGGCATGACGCCCGGTAAATTGCTGCGGATGCGCGGCAAGGGTCTGCCGTCGCTGAATGGCTACGGTCGCGGCGATCAACTTGTGGAAATAGATTTGGTCGTTCCGAAGAAGCTGTCGTCCGCCGAGCGTGAGATGGTGGAGAAGCTCGCCAAGAGCGACAACTTCAAGGTTTTGACGGATGAGAAGGGCTTCTTCGAGCGTGTCAAGGAAGCGCTGGGCTCATGA
- a CDS encoding sodium:proton antiporter: MTHAVTLSVLSAGVSNAPSLWWSLPFALILIQIAVWPLVKPKFWENFYPWLTLPLGAVVVLYYWLGRDALPQLAHVGHEYFSFIALIGSLYVVSGGLLVAMTGRLTPHQNVALLAVGAVLANFVGTTGASMILIRPFMRGNAWRFQKFHVAFFIFIVSNCGGALTPIGDPPLFLGYLRGVPFFWVFAVMWYKWALAIGMLLLFFYVMDRREYASHSLREQEAAELEDRFRVRGLINLPLLAIIIGACFIPRPLFAREALMIAAAAGSFWLTPAHIHERNRFNWHPVKEVALLFAAIFAAMLPALDWLTHNAQSLGIQSTTQFFWLTGGLSAVLDNAPTYLNFLTTGMGLHGLDVNASGDVARFAVEHPDLLRTISVAAVFFGALTYIGNGPNFMVKAITEHEHLPTPTFVEYVVRYALPFLFPVFIVTWLFVR, translated from the coding sequence ATGACTCATGCGGTGACGCTATCAGTGCTGTCGGCGGGCGTGAGCAATGCGCCGTCACTGTGGTGGTCGTTGCCGTTCGCTCTCATACTGATTCAGATTGCGGTTTGGCCGCTGGTCAAACCCAAGTTTTGGGAGAACTTCTATCCGTGGCTCACGCTTCCGCTCGGCGCGGTCGTTGTGCTGTATTATTGGTTAGGTCGGGATGCCCTGCCGCAATTGGCGCACGTCGGACATGAGTATTTCTCATTTATTGCGCTGATCGGGTCTTTGTATGTAGTTTCGGGCGGTCTGCTTGTGGCGATGACGGGGCGCTTGACTCCGCATCAGAATGTCGCGCTGCTGGCCGTCGGTGCGGTACTTGCGAACTTCGTGGGAACGACAGGCGCTTCGATGATCCTGATTCGGCCTTTTATGCGCGGCAACGCGTGGCGGTTTCAGAAATTTCATGTCGCGTTCTTTATCTTCATCGTCTCCAATTGCGGCGGTGCGCTGACGCCAATTGGCGATCCTCCGTTGTTCCTTGGCTATTTGCGCGGCGTGCCGTTCTTCTGGGTATTCGCCGTGATGTGGTACAAGTGGGCGCTGGCGATTGGCATGCTCCTGCTGTTCTTCTATGTCATGGATAGGCGAGAATACGCCTCGCATTCATTGCGCGAACAGGAGGCCGCCGAACTTGAAGACCGGTTCCGCGTGCGCGGATTAATCAATCTTCCGTTATTGGCGATCATCATAGGCGCGTGTTTCATTCCGCGTCCGTTGTTCGCGCGAGAGGCGCTCATGATCGCGGCGGCGGCAGGTTCATTTTGGCTGACGCCCGCGCATATTCACGAGCGCAACAGATTCAATTGGCATCCGGTTAAGGAAGTTGCGTTGCTGTTCGCTGCAATCTTCGCGGCAATGCTGCCGGCGCTTGATTGGCTCACACACAATGCTCAGTCGCTGGGGATTCAGAGCACGACGCAGTTCTTCTGGCTGACCGGCGGCCTGTCCGCCGTACTCGACAACGCGCCGACCTATTTGAATTTTCTGACGACGGGCATGGGGCTTCATGGGCTTGATGTGAATGCGTCCGGGGATGTTGCGCGATTCGCGGTGGAGCATCCGGACTTGCTCCGGACAATTTCGGTAGCGGCGGTTTTCTTCGGTGCGCTGACCTATATTGGAAACGGGCCGAATTTCATGGTGAAAGCCATCACGGAACACGAACACTTGCCAACGCCGACGTTCGTCGAATACGTGGTGCGCTACGCATTACCGTTCCTGTTCCCGGTGTTCATCGTAACATGGCTGTTTGTGCGATGA
- a CDS encoding RsmD family RNA methyltransferase, giving the protein MASPLNGRNSDKESNMAVRMSSGLRRGRSHVEMRPTSARTLEAVFDILQAEIPETRVLDLYAGIGSYGVLALKRGADVAVFVDKSREAEKRIKRALQQYHLEDRSVVHCEDVHHFLHNAPRFTDPFNIIFADPPYEKVVISEMLEILLDSKLLAPQGLIVFEHSKRQAPPDVVGLKLRKSRVFGDTTVSIWDAV; this is encoded by the coding sequence ATGGCAAGTCCGCTTAACGGGCGGAATAGCGATAAGGAGAGCAATATGGCGGTGCGGATGTCCTCGGGCCTTCGCCGTGGCCGCAGCCACGTCGAGATGCGGCCCACGTCGGCGCGCACACTCGAAGCGGTCTTTGACATTTTGCAGGCGGAGATACCGGAAACGCGTGTGCTCGACTTATATGCGGGTATCGGTTCCTACGGCGTGTTGGCACTGAAGCGCGGGGCGGATGTGGCCGTGTTTGTGGACAAATCACGGGAAGCGGAGAAGCGCATCAAGCGCGCGCTGCAACAGTACCATTTGGAAGACCGTTCGGTCGTGCATTGTGAAGACGTCCACCATTTTCTGCATAATGCGCCGCGGTTTACTGATCCTTTTAATATCATCTTCGCCGATCCACCGTACGAGAAGGTCGTTATCTCCGAAATGCTTGAAATACTGCTCGACTCCAAGTTGCTTGCTCCGCAGGGATTGATCGTGTTTGAGCATTCCAAGCGGCAGGCGCCGCCGGATGTGGTGGGGTTAAAGCTGCGCAAGTCGCGAGTGTTCGGCGACACGACGGTCAGCATCTGGGACGCAGTTTGA